Genomic DNA from Pigmentiphaga litoralis:
TGGACTCGCTGTAACGCTGAATGGTGCGGAGTAGATTGGTCAAATCTTTCTGCCCCCGGTGATGTCCAGAGCCCCGCTGATCGAGGCCCCCTTGGGTATATCTTCGTGCGTAGCCACCATTCATGCAACGCAATTGATGTTGCTTTCGCACACTTCACGACGCTTTGTCACATCGTGCATTGAAGTAAGGCTCTCCTGCAAGGCGCGAGTTCCTCAATAAGGACGATTCGAACAAATTATTTCGTCGAGGATGAGCCGTTTTTATCCTGCCTATGCTGCATTGTTTTCCCCAAGGATGACAGGGAAACAGGCGCCACGCGCCGGTGCGTCAAACCCCTGTCGCGCGCAGGGTCAATCTTGGACAACGCGAACAAAAAATGCCGCTGGATCGCAGCGGCATTTGTCTTGCTGGCAACCCCCGCGGTTAACGCGGCAGTTCGGTCGCACCCATCAGGAAGGTGTCCACGGCGGCCGCGCATTGGCGGCCTTCGCGGATCGCCCAGACGATCAGGGATTGGCCACGGCGCATGTCACCGGCGGCGAACACTTTATCGACATTGGTGCGATAGTCTTCTGCGTTGGCACGTGCGTTGCCGCGCTGATCGCGGTCCACGCCGAAACCGTCCAGCATCTTCTGCACGGGCGACACAAAGCCCATGGCAAACAGGACCAGGTCGGCCGGGATTTCGAATTCCGATCCGGGCACGTCCACCATCTTCATCTGGCCTGTATCGTCCTTGACCCATTCGACCTTGTTGCCGACGAGGCTGGTGATCTTGCCGTCCTTGCCGACGAACTTGCGCGTGGTGATGCTCCAGTCGCGCTCTGCGCCTTCTTCGTGCGACGACGAGGTACGCATGCGGGTCGGCCAGTAGGGCCAGGTCAGCGCCTTGTTTTCCGATTCCGGCGGCTGTGGCATGACTTCGAACTGCACGACCGACTTGGCGCCGTGGCGGTTGCTGGTGCCCACGCAGTCGGAACCGGTGTCGCCGCCGCCGATCACGACGACGTGCTTGCCGGCGGCCGACAGCTGGCCCTTGATCTTGTCACCCGCGTTGGACTTGTTCTGCTGGCGCAGGAAGTCCATGGCGAAATGCACGCCGTTCAGGTCACGGCCTTCGATCGGCAGGTCGCGCGGCGTTTCGGCGCCGCCCGAGATCACAACGGCGTCAAATTCGGCCTTGAGTTCGTCCGGCGTCTTGCAGGTCAGCTTCCCGCCATAGGCTGCGGCGTCTTCCTGGCTGCCGATGAACGTGGACGGCGCAAAGGTCACGCCTTCCTGTTCCATCTGCGCCATGCGGCGGTCGATCAGCCATTTTTCAAGCTTGAAGTCGGGGATGCCGTAGCGCATCAAACCGCCGATACGGTCGTTCTTTTCGAACAGCGTGACGTCATGGCCGGCGCGCGCCAGTTGCTGGGCACAGGCCAGTCCGGCCGGGCCGCTGCCCACGACCGCAACTTTCTTGCCGGTCTTGAGCTTGGGCGGCACGGGCACGACCCAGCCGTTTTCCCAGGCCTTGTCGATGATCGCGTGTTCGATCGACTTGATCCCGACGGCGTCGTTGTTGATGTTCAGCGTGCAGGCCGCTTCGCACGGGGCGGGGCACACACGTCCCGTGAATTCCGGGAAATTGTTGGTCATGTGCAGGACGTCGATCGCCTGCTTCCAGTTCTGGCGGAACACCAGGTCGTTCCAGTCCGGAATGATGTTGTTGACCGGGCACGCGCTGGAGCAGAACGGAATGCCGCAGTCCATGCAGCGGGCGCCCTGCTGCTTGGCAGCGGTGTCGTCCAGACGAACGACGAATTCCTTCCAGTGCTTGACCCGCGAGTCCGGCGCTTCGGAGGCTTCCTTCAGCCGTTCGAACTCGAGAAATCCAGTGACCTTACCCATGGCTATATCCTGACGATTTTTTGTGATGTTGAGTGGGTGATGCGCGAGCCTCAGGCCGCCAGTTGTTGTCCGTTCTGTGCCTGCCACATCTCGCCAAGTGCACGGCGGTATTCGGTCGGCATGACCTTCACGAACTTGCTGCGCGAGACTTCCCACTTGTCCAGCATGTCGCGGGCGCGGAAGCTGCCCGTGTAGCGGAAGTGATTTTCGACCAGGCGGCGCAGGATCGCTTCGTCGGTTTCCTGCTCGCCGCCCCGCACCATGCTGTGACGCAGGCGCTGGGCGTTTTCCTTTTCCTGCGCCGCGCTGGTCATGACCGGTTCGAGGTCGACCATGGCCAGGTTGGTGCGCGAACGGAAGGTGCCGTCCGGATCCCACACAAAGGCCACGCCGCCCGACATGCCTGCCGCAAAGTTGCGGCCGGTGTCGCCCAGCACCACGACCGTGCCGCCGGTCATGTATTCGCACCCGTGGTCACCCACGCCTTCCACCACCGTGGCCGCACCCGAGTTGCGGACCGCGAAACGTTCGCCGGCCACGCCGTTGAAATACGCTTCGCCCGACAGCGCGCCGTACATGACCGTGTTGCCAGCGATGATGTGTTCCGGGCCGTAGCCGCGGAAATCGTTGGGCGAACGCACGATGATGCGGCCACCCGACAGCCCCTTGCCGGCGTAGTCGTTGGCTTCGCCCACCAGGTCCAGGGTGATGCCGTGCGCCAGGAAGGCGCCGAAGCTCTGTCCGGCCGTGCCGGTGCACTGGATGTGGATGGTGTCGTCAGGCAGGCCGTCATAGCCGTACTTGCGGGCGACCGTGCCGGACAGCATGGCGCCGATCGTGCGGTTCACGTTGCGCACCGGCACGATGAACGACACCTTTTCGCCGCGATCCAGCGCCGGGCGGCTGCGTTCGATCAGTTGATGATCGAGCGCCTTGGCCAGGCCGTGATCCTGTTCTTCGACCTGACGGCGCGGCACGTCGGCCGGCACGTTGGGCTGGAAGAAGACACGGGTGAAGTCCAGGCCGCGGGCCTTCCAGTGTTCGATGCCGGCGCGGGTGTCGAGCAGGTCCACACGGCCCACCAGGTCGTCGAACTTGCGCACGCCCAGCTGCGCCATCAGTTCGCGCACTTCGTCGGCGATGAAGAAGAAGAAGTTCACCACGTGTTCAGGCTTGCCCTGGAACTTGGCGCGCAGCACCGGATCCTGGGTGGCCACGCCTACCGGGCAGGTGTTCAGGTGGCACTTGCGCATCATGATGCAGCCTTCGACCACCAGCGGCGCCGTGGCAAAGCCGAATTCGTCGGCGCCCAGCAGCGCGCCGATCACGACGTCGCGGCCGGTCTTCATCTGGCCGTCGGCCTGCACGCGGATACGGCTGCGCAGGCGGTTCAGCACCAGGGTCTGCTGGGTTTCGGCCAGGCCGAGTTCCCAGGGCGTGCCGGCATGCTTGATCGACGAGATCGGGGATGCGCCCGTGCCACCATCGTGGCCGGCGATCACGACGTGGTCGGACTTGGCCTTGGCCACGCCCGCGGCCACGGTGCCGACGCCGAATTCGGACACCAGCTTGACCGAGATCGAGGCCTGCGGATTGGCGTTCTTCAGGTCGTGAATCAGCTGCGCCAGGTCTTCGATCGAGTAGATGTCATGGTGCGGCGGGGGCGAAATCAGGCCCACGCCCGGGACCGAGAAGCGCAGCTTCGCGATGTAGTCGGTGACCTTGTGGCCAGGCAGCTGACCGCCTTCGCCAGGCTTGGCGCCCTGCGCCATCTTGATCTGGATCTGGTCGGCGCTGGCCAGGTATTCGGCGGACACGCCGAACCGGCCCGATGCGACCTGCTTGATCTTGGAGCGCATGGAATCGCCCGCCAGCAGCGGCACGTCGGCCACGATCCGGTCGGCGCCCAGCACGGATGCCAGGGTGTCGCCATCCTTGATCGCCGACTGGCCGCTCTGCATTTCGGCGCGGTAGCGGATTTCGTCTTCGCCGCCTTCCCCGGTGTTCGACTTGCCGCCGATCCGGTTCATGGCCACGGCCAGCACGGAGTGCGCTTCGGTCGAGATCGAGCCGAGCGACATGGCGCCCGTCGCGAAACGCGTCACGATGTCCTTGGCGGATTCCACTTCTTCAAGCGGAATGGCCTTGGCCGGATCGAACTTGAACTCGAACAGGCCGCGCAGCGTCATGTGGCGCTTGCTCTGGTCATTGATGAGCTGGGCGTATTCCTTGTACGTGCGGTAGTTGTTCGCGCGGCTGGCGTGCTGCAGCTTGGCGATCGCATCGGGCGTCCACATGTGGTCTTCGCCCTTGACCCGGAAGGCGTATTCGCCGCCCTCGTCCAGCGCGTTTTCCAGCAGCGGGTCGTTGCCGAAGGCCGCACGGTGGATGCGGATCGATTCTTCGGCGACTTCAAAGATGCCCACGCCCTGGATGTTGCTGGACGTGCCCGGGAAGTACTGCTCGACCAGCGAACTGCTCAGGCCGATGGCTTCGAAGATCTGCGCGCCGGTGTACGACATGTAGGTCGAAATGCCCATCTTGGCCATGACCTTCTGCAGACCCTTGCCCACCGCCTTGGTGAAGTTGTAGATGGCCTTTTCGCCCGACACCTTGGGGTTGTTGGCGTGTTCGGCCAGCAGCGCTTCCATGGCGAGGTAGGGGTGCACGGCTTCGGCGCCGTAGCCACCCAGCAGCGCAAAGTGGTGCACCTCACGCGCCGAACCCGTTTCGATCACCAGGCCGGTGCTGGTGCGCAGGCCGGCGCGGATCAGGTGCTGGTGCACGGCCGACGTGGCCAGCAGCGCCGGGATCGGCACGCGGGTGGCGTCAACCAGGCGGTCCGACACGATCAGGATGTTATAGCCGCTCTTGACCGCATCGACAGCCTGCGCGCACAGCGCGGCCACGCGGGCCTGGATGCCTTCCTTGCCCCAGGCTGCCGGGTAGGTCATGTCGAGTTCGAAGCTCTTGAACTTGCCGCCGGTGACGCGTTCGATGTGGCGGATCTGCGCCATGTCGGCGAAGTCCAGCACCGGCTGCGCGACTTCCAGGCGCAGCGGCGGGTTCACGTTGTTGATGTCCAGCAGGTTGGGCTTGGGGCCGATGAACGACACCAGCGACATCACCAGGTTTTCGCGGATCGAGTCGATCGGCGGGTTGGTGACCTGCGCAAACAGCTGACGGAAGTAGTTGTACAGGCTCTTGTTGCGGTTCGACAGCACGGCCAGCGGCGAGTCGTTGCCCATCGAACCGGTGGTTTCTTCACCCAGTTCGGCCATGGGGCGCAAAATGAACTTGTAGTCTTCCTGCGTCCAGCCAAAGGCCTGCTGGCGATCCAGCATCGGCACCGACGAGCGGCTTTCGGCGATTTCTTCGGCTGCGGGTTCGGCCAGCGTGTCCAGCTTGATGCGCAGGCGTTCGATCCATTGGCGATAGGGCTTGCTGTTGGACAGCTGGTCTTTCAGTTCCTTGTCGTCGATGATGCGGCCCTGTTCCAGGTCGATCAGGAACATCTTGCCCGGCTGCAGGCGCCATTTCTTGACGATCTTGCTTTGCGGCACGGGCAGCACGCCCGATTCCGACGCCATGATGACCAGGTCGTCGTCGGTCACGATGTAGCGGGCCGGACGCAGGCCGTTGCGGTCCAGCGTGGCGCCGATCTGGCGGCCGTCCGTAAAGGCAATGGCGGCGGGGCCGTCCCACGGTTCCATCATGGCAGCATGGAATTCGTAGAAGGCGCGGCGGGCCTCGTCCATTTCGGTGTGCTGTTCCCAGGCTTCCGGGATCATCATCATGATCGCGTGGGCGATGGGGTAGCCGGACATGACCAGCAGTTCAAGGCAGTTGTCGAACGTGGCGGTGTCGGACTGGCCTTCGTAGACGATGGGGTACAGCTTTTTCAGGTCGTCGCCCAGCACCGGCGACTGCATGACGCCTTCACGGGCGCGCAGCCAGTTGAAGTTGCCCTTGACCGTGTTGATTTCGCCGTTGTGGGCGATCAGGCGGTACGGGTGGGCCAGCGGCCAGGCCGGGAAGGTGTTGGTGGAAAACCGCTGGTGCACCAGCGCAAGTGCCGACACGGCGCGTTCGTCGGCCAGGTCGCGGTAGTAGCGGCCGACCTGGTCGGCCAGCAGCAGACCCTTGTATACGACGGTACGGGTCGAGATCGACGGCACGAAGTATTCCTTGCCGTGCTTCAGGCGCATCGCCTGGATCGCGTGCGACGCCATCTTGCGGATCACGTACAGCTTGCGTTCCAGCGCGTCCGGCACCATGACGTCGCCGCCGCGGCCGATGAACAGTTGGCGAATGACGGGTTCGTGGGCGCGTACGGTAGGCGACATCGGCATGTCGGTGTCGATCGGCACGTCGCGCCAGCCCAGCACGACCTGGCCTTCGGCGCGCACGGCGCGCTCGAGTTCCTGTTCACAGGCCAGGCGGGATGCGATTTCCTTGGGCAGGAAGACCATGGCCACGCCGTATTCGCCTGGCTGCGGCAGGTTGACGCCCTGGCGCGCCAGTTCCTCGCGGTAGTACGCGTCGGGAATCTGGATCAGGATGCCGGCCCCGTCGCCCATGAGCGGATCGGCGCCGACGGCACCCCGGTGGTCCAGGTTTTCAAGGATCTTCAGGCCTTGCTGGATGATGGAGTGGCTTTTCTTGCCCTTGATGTGCGCAACGAAGCCGACACCACAGGCGTCGTGTTCATTGGCCGGGTCATACATGCCCTGCGCTTCGGGCGCGGTATGGATGGCCGGCGCGGCAGCGGCTGCCCGGGTATGACCGTTGAAGCCGATGCGGCTGGCGTCGATGACGGCCATCTGGACTTGCGACGACGGGGACACCGAGGAGGGATCCTGGTGGGAATGGGGCATGAAACGCTCCGGTAAAGCGACCCGGCAAAGGAACGGGTCGTGGACAGGTCTGACAGGATGGGCAGGTCGCGGCCAGGCAATGCATGACGTGCAGGGCTGGCGGGCACCGATAGCCTGACGATACTGCGGCGCAGCAGCCGGCGCAAGGACAATATTAGGGGACTGTCCCTTTTATTTATTCAGCCTTACCGCTTCAGACATTTAATTGGGGACGGACCATTTTCTCATCCCCCGTACATCCAGCATCCATGCGCGTTTCAGGGCGGTTGGCGAACTGCGGTTTCCGGTCCCGAAGACTCGTCCTTTTGCGCCGCGTTCTCCACCCCTGCTTCCATTGCCGGCGCGACCGTCTTGCGCGGCCGGCCACGTTTTGCGGCGGCGGGCCGTCGGCTGGCCGCGCCGCCCCCCAGCATTTCCAGGAAGCTGTCCGATCCCAGGGCCCACTGGCCCTGCAACGCCCGTCCGATGGCGTCCGCGTCGCGCGACGACAATCCTGCCAATATGTAGCGGCGGTATTTGGCCTGGCGGTCGAACGGGGTATTGCCGTAGGCCCAGTAGTCGCCGTGATCGTGCAGAAAGGGTTGCTTGGCGCCGCCCATGTGCGCGGCGGCCGATGACCATCTCCATTGCTCGGCGTCATCTGTCAGGGCTTGTCGCAGCGGCAGGGTTTCAACCCAGGCTTGCGCCGGCAGGACCCAGGCGCCGGGTTCCACTAGCGTGGACCGGTAGCGGCCCTGGAAAACCGGGCCGGACCGCAAATGCGCCGCCAGCCGGCGGCCGATGGCCTGCAGCAGGCCGGCCAGACCATTCGAGCCGGCGGGCGTTGCAAGCAGCAGTAACTGGTCGGGCGCCAATGTCCACCCATGCAGCGCGACGCCATGCATGCGGGCTTCGTCGGCCAGCCATGCCGCGACACGATCGAAAAGCGCCGCCACCGACCCTTCCGAAGGGGCCAGGGGCGAGGTAAACCGGGCCTGCGCAAGGTGCGGAAGGCCAGCTGCGTAGAGTCTGGGAAGACGTGCCATCCGCTCAGGTTACAATAAAAAGGGACAGATGGCTCGGCCTTACCGTGTCGCCGCATTTTTGCGAATTTTTACAGAACATCCGGCAAGAAAAGCTGTCTATTCTTATAGGTCGGGTACGTTGGTTATCCGCGCGCCATCAAGGCAAATGCCAAGCAAAGGCGCAAGCAGGAATGAGGTGTCTGCCGGGCGGGACCGCAGCGCAGCACAGGGCGGCAAGGCCTGCCCTTGCACCATACATTCCGGCTATCGCAGCTATCAAAAAGACGCATTAGCACTCGGTTTGCTGGAGTGCTAACCTTGATGCATTGGGAGGTATGAATCCATGAACAAATCGTTGAAGCAGTCCCCCGTCGTCCCTGCCGGTTTCGGCCCCGGAGCGCTGGCCATGGCAATTGCCAATCCAGGTGCGCTCGGTACGATAGAGGCATATATCGGCGCGGTGAACCGCCTGCCGGTGCTGACTGCCGACCAGGAAACGTCGCTGGCCCGTCGCTATCAGGAAACCGAAGACCTGGGCGCCGCCCGCGAGCTGGTCCTGTCGCACCTGCGTCTGGTGGTGGCGATCGCTCGCCAGTACCTGGGCTATGGGTTGCCGCATGCCGACCTGATCCAGGAAGGCAACGTGGGCCTGATGAAAGCCGTGAAGCGTTTCGATCCGGAACGTGGCGTGCGCCTGGTGTCGTTCGCGATTCACTGGGTCAAGGCCGAAATCCACGAGTACATCCTCAAGAACTGGAAGCTCGTGAAGGTCGCGACCACGAAGGCGCAGCGCAAGCTGTTCTTCAATCTTCGCAGCATGAAGAAGGACTCGCGTTCGCTCACCCCGGATCAGGTCACCGAGATCGCGACCGCGCTGAACGTGCGTCCGCAAGACGTGACCGACATGGAAGTGCGGCTGTCGGGCCAGGATATGGCGCTTGAAGGCCGCGGGACGGACGACGGCGAAACGGATTTTGCGCCGATCGCCTACCTGTCGGACGAAGGGCAGCATGAGCCGACCCAGGTGCTGGAAGGACGCCGCCGCGACGAGCTGCATGGCGTTGGCTTGCACTCGGCGCTCGACGCGCTGGACGACCGGTCGCGCCGCATCATTGAAGCGCGCTGGTTGAAGGATGAAGGCGGTCTGACCTTGCAGGAACTCGCTTCCGAGTTCGGCGTGTCGGCAGAACGCATTCGCCAGATCGAAGCGCGCGCCATGGTCAAGATGCGTGGCGCGTTGGCCGAATACGCCTGAGCGGACACCATCGCCTGACTGGCTTCACCGCCGGCACGGCAAGAAAAAAAGCGGCCACGGCCGCTTTTTTCTTTTGCGCCCATACACCGGTTTAGACGGCAGGACGACCTCGACACACTCTGTTACCTGCTGAGGCTCATTTAATGAAGAAAAAAGCGACAACCGGGAAACTTCTGGCTTTCGCAGGCGCCTAACTATCAGTTGGGGCACAAACAGGCGCAATGCCTTGTGTCGGACGTCGTGAGGCCCCCCCGCCTTCACGCCGTTCTTCCGGACAGTCTTGTCGGTACCAGCGTACGTCCGCCTCTGTATTTCTCCTCCCTCCCCCCCACTCGAGGCGGATATGTTAACGGGGCACCGCAAGGTGCCCCGTTTTTTTATGCCCGCCGGAATCGTTGCCCGCTGGAGTGTCAGTCGAGCAACTGACGAATGTCGGACGCCAGCGCATCGGGCGTGGCCG
This window encodes:
- a CDS encoding glutamate synthase subunit beta encodes the protein MGKVTGFLEFERLKEASEAPDSRVKHWKEFVVRLDDTAAKQQGARCMDCGIPFCSSACPVNNIIPDWNDLVFRQNWKQAIDVLHMTNNFPEFTGRVCPAPCEAACTLNINNDAVGIKSIEHAIIDKAWENGWVVPVPPKLKTGKKVAVVGSGPAGLACAQQLARAGHDVTLFEKNDRIGGLMRYGIPDFKLEKWLIDRRMAQMEQEGVTFAPSTFIGSQEDAAAYGGKLTCKTPDELKAEFDAVVISGGAETPRDLPIEGRDLNGVHFAMDFLRQQNKSNAGDKIKGQLSAAGKHVVVIGGGDTGSDCVGTSNRHGAKSVVQFEVMPQPPESENKALTWPYWPTRMRTSSSHEEGAERDWSITTRKFVGKDGKITSLVGNKVEWVKDDTGQMKMVDVPGSEFEIPADLVLFAMGFVSPVQKMLDGFGVDRDQRGNARANAEDYRTNVDKVFAAGDMRRGQSLIVWAIREGRQCAAAVDTFLMGATELPR
- the rpoH gene encoding RNA polymerase sigma factor RpoH encodes the protein MNKSLKQSPVVPAGFGPGALAMAIANPGALGTIEAYIGAVNRLPVLTADQETSLARRYQETEDLGAARELVLSHLRLVVAIARQYLGYGLPHADLIQEGNVGLMKAVKRFDPERGVRLVSFAIHWVKAEIHEYILKNWKLVKVATTKAQRKLFFNLRSMKKDSRSLTPDQVTEIATALNVRPQDVTDMEVRLSGQDMALEGRGTDDGETDFAPIAYLSDEGQHEPTQVLEGRRRDELHGVGLHSALDALDDRSRRIIEARWLKDEGGLTLQELASEFGVSAERIRQIEARAMVKMRGALAEYA
- a CDS encoding glutamate synthase-related protein translates to MAVIDASRIGFNGHTRAAAAAPAIHTAPEAQGMYDPANEHDACGVGFVAHIKGKKSHSIIQQGLKILENLDHRGAVGADPLMGDGAGILIQIPDAYYREELARQGVNLPQPGEYGVAMVFLPKEIASRLACEQELERAVRAEGQVVLGWRDVPIDTDMPMSPTVRAHEPVIRQLFIGRGGDVMVPDALERKLYVIRKMASHAIQAMRLKHGKEYFVPSISTRTVVYKGLLLADQVGRYYRDLADERAVSALALVHQRFSTNTFPAWPLAHPYRLIAHNGEINTVKGNFNWLRAREGVMQSPVLGDDLKKLYPIVYEGQSDTATFDNCLELLVMSGYPIAHAIMMMIPEAWEQHTEMDEARRAFYEFHAAMMEPWDGPAAIAFTDGRQIGATLDRNGLRPARYIVTDDDLVIMASESGVLPVPQSKIVKKWRLQPGKMFLIDLEQGRIIDDKELKDQLSNSKPYRQWIERLRIKLDTLAEPAAEEIAESRSSVPMLDRQQAFGWTQEDYKFILRPMAELGEETTGSMGNDSPLAVLSNRNKSLYNYFRQLFAQVTNPPIDSIRENLVMSLVSFIGPKPNLLDINNVNPPLRLEVAQPVLDFADMAQIRHIERVTGGKFKSFELDMTYPAAWGKEGIQARVAALCAQAVDAVKSGYNILIVSDRLVDATRVPIPALLATSAVHQHLIRAGLRTSTGLVIETGSAREVHHFALLGGYGAEAVHPYLAMEALLAEHANNPKVSGEKAIYNFTKAVGKGLQKVMAKMGISTYMSYTGAQIFEAIGLSSSLVEQYFPGTSSNIQGVGIFEVAEESIRIHRAAFGNDPLLENALDEGGEYAFRVKGEDHMWTPDAIAKLQHASRANNYRTYKEYAQLINDQSKRHMTLRGLFEFKFDPAKAIPLEEVESAKDIVTRFATGAMSLGSISTEAHSVLAVAMNRIGGKSNTGEGGEDEIRYRAEMQSGQSAIKDGDTLASVLGADRIVADVPLLAGDSMRSKIKQVASGRFGVSAEYLASADQIQIKMAQGAKPGEGGQLPGHKVTDYIAKLRFSVPGVGLISPPPHHDIYSIEDLAQLIHDLKNANPQASISVKLVSEFGVGTVAAGVAKAKSDHVVIAGHDGGTGASPISSIKHAGTPWELGLAETQQTLVLNRLRSRIRVQADGQMKTGRDVVIGALLGADEFGFATAPLVVEGCIMMRKCHLNTCPVGVATQDPVLRAKFQGKPEHVVNFFFFIADEVRELMAQLGVRKFDDLVGRVDLLDTRAGIEHWKARGLDFTRVFFQPNVPADVPRRQVEEQDHGLAKALDHQLIERSRPALDRGEKVSFIVPVRNVNRTIGAMLSGTVARKYGYDGLPDDTIHIQCTGTAGQSFGAFLAHGITLDLVGEANDYAGKGLSGGRIIVRSPNDFRGYGPEHIIAGNTVMYGALSGEAYFNGVAGERFAVRNSGAATVVEGVGDHGCEYMTGGTVVVLGDTGRNFAAGMSGGVAFVWDPDGTFRSRTNLAMVDLEPVMTSAAQEKENAQRLRHSMVRGGEQETDEAILRRLVENHFRYTGSFRARDMLDKWEVSRSKFVKVMPTEYRRALGEMWQAQNGQQLAA